TGACGGAGTCGTTGATTGCGATCGCACTCCTCGGCCTGCCCCGATCGCCATTGAGCTGGATAGTCCTTTGTCAGGAACCCTAACGCAGTCTGCCACCCCCCCGGCGGGTGGGCCTAAAATTCTGGTTGTCGAGGATGCTCCGGTGAATCGGATGGTAGTTCAGCAACAGTTAAGAAGCCTGGGATATACGGCGGATCTGGCAGTTCACGGCCAGGAAGCCCTGAACTTAATGGCTCAAACAGATTACGATCTGGTGCTGATGGATTGCCAGATGCCAGTCCTGGATGGCTATGAAACCGTTTGCATCCTGCGTCAACAGGAACGACCAGGCCGACACACGATCGTAATCGCGATGACAGCAAATGCCCTGATGGGCGATCGGGAAAAATGCCTGGGCGCAGGTATGGATGATTACCTCAGCAAACCTTTGAGTCGTGAGGATCTGGCGACTAAATTACAGCAATGGTTGACTTCACCTCCAGCCCAGGATCCTCCCCCCAGCCAGACCTCAGGAGCAGTTCACACTGAAGCAGAGGGATCCGCACCAGAGCTTGCGCCACCTCCAGCCGTCAACTGGCCCCATCTCCAAACGATCTCAGAGGGAGATGAAGCCTTTGCCCTGGAATTACTCACCCTGTTTTTACAGGATCACTGGCCCTATTTAGATTTATTAAGATTAGCGATGGCCAGACAGGACTATCCCGAAATCAAACGGCTGGCTCACCGGTTTAAGGGAGCCAGTGCTAACCTAGGAGCCAGTGTGATTCAGGATCTGGTAGCCGATATCGAACAGCGGATTGTCAATAATCGCACTGAAAAAGTCCCTGATCTACTGATGAAGTTGGAAGAATTAATGAGTCAGATTCGAGATTTTCTGGCAGCCAAAAATTCCATACTTGGGGCTTAAGGTCAAGATCTGAGATCGGAGAATTGCCCTTCTACAGGGAAACCCCAGCAAAATGATTTTGTGGTAGATTACACCCATGTTTAAAGTACTGATTATTGATGATGACTCAGCAACCCGAGCGCTGCTGAAGAGAACGCTTCAAAATCAGGGGTATGAGGTTTTTACCGCTAATCATGGTGAAGAGGGGATTGCGCTAGCGACTCAATTGCGGCCTGCCCTGATTGTTTGTGATCTCGTCATGCCGGGAATCGATGGGTTAGAAGTTTGCCAGTTGATCAAATCTGATCCGGAGCTCTCTACCAGCTTTTTTCTCCTCTTAACCTTTCGGGGGGCGAAGGAAGGGTTGATTCAGGGCTTGGATAAGGGAGCGGATGATATTCTGGCGAAACCGATCGAGATGAGCGAGTTGAAGGCTCGGGTACGGGCAGGGTTGCGGCTCTATCAGCTCACCCAGGATCTGCAGGCAAAAAACCGAATGCTGCAGGGATTGACTCAGGATCTACAACTGCAGAAACAGGTTCTAGAGGCCGAATTTACGGAAGCCTCAGAATATGTCCGATCGTTGCTGCCTTCTTCCCTGACGGGTTCTGTCACCATCGACCCCCGATTTATCCCTTCCCGCCAATTGGGGGGAGATTGCTTTGACTATGACTGGCTGGATCCAGATTATCTGGCCATTTACTTGTTGGATGTTTCGGGGCACGGATTAGGAGCAGCTCTGCCTTCCGTGTCAGTTCTGAACATGCTCCGCTCCCAGTCTCTCCCAGATGCCAATTTGTATCAGCCGAACCATGTGCTGATGGCCCTGAATGAAGCCTTTCAGATGACAGACCAGAATGAACGCTACTTCACCATCTGGTATGGGGTTTATAATCGGCTGCAGCAACAACTGGTTTACTCCAGTGCGGGCCATGCTCCGGGAATTCTAATTAACCGATCGGTAGATGGAACGGTGACGGCCAAACAGTTGAGAACACCGGGAATGCCGATCGGCATGTTTCCAGATAGCAAGTTTTCCAATGCCTATTGCCGGATTGAACCCGGCAGTAAGCTCTATATCTTCAGTGATGGTATTTTTGACTTACTCCAACCCGATGGCAATCTCTGGGGATTGCATGACCTGATCAATCTGTTGGTCAGTTGTGCGGAGAGGGGCAATACCAACCTGGACAGCATCCTGGAACAAATCCAGAATCTGGCTCCCAAAAAAGCTTTTGATGATGATGCCTGTCTACTGGAGATTACGTTTAGCGCTGATCCTGCGCTAGAGGATTAGTCATGGGTCATTTTTGATTTCTTTACATCCCCTCTGGGGAGGGGTGGCCTGCAGAGCCGGGGTGGGTTTGGCTTAATCACTAGTCAGTAAGTATTCTTTACAGATGGTAGATGTCCCTTCTGATCCTCGTATGCAATGTCCAGTCTGTGGGCATCCGGAGATTGAGGCCAAGGGCGTGGATTGGTCAGGGAACCCACGCTACTGTTGTCGATCGTGTGGAGAGATTTTCCTGGTGCAGGTCGAAATGACAGATGCTGATCTACCACCAGAGCCAGAACCCAAACCCCGCAAACCATTTCCCTCCCCCTGGCGATCGATCCCCATCCTTCCGATAATTCCCTATCTGCAGCAACTCGGACAGCGAAGCCTGCCTGGATTAACAGAGGCAGGAATTGCCCTGCTTTTGGGCAGTTTGCTCTTCGGTATTATTCACTGGCTGGCTCCTCCAGAAACCTTCTACGACTATTACCTGCGTCTGGCCCACAGTTTTCTCGATGGTCAACTTTGTCTGTCCGAAAATCCGAGCTGGCTGAATGAACTGGTTCCTATTCCTGGTAAGGGGTACTGTGTCGTCTATCCGATCGCCCCAGCCCTGTTCCTGCTGCCCCTGGTCAAGGTGTTCCCGACAATCACCCAATCTGAGGCTGCCCATCTCCTGTTCGGACTGGCTGCTCTGGCGATTTACCTGTTCTTTCGTAAACAGCAATCCTCCCGCTTTCGTTCCATCAGTCTCGCCCTAATCTGGAGCTTTGCCACCATTTTCTTCCCCATGAGTGCTGTCGGGAGTGTCTGGTATATTGCCCAGACCATGGGGGCAACCTTTGTCTGGCTTTTCCTGCTCTGCTTCCAGCCCCGCCCCGGTGGGTTCCTGTTTCTTTCAGGTTTGTGCCTGGGGATAGCTGCTGCTGCTCGATTACCCCTCAACCTGCTGGTTCTCTATGGCCTGGTGCTGCTTTACCGGGAACTGGCTCCCCGCTGGTCCCTGTTGCTGAGATCGACCAGCATATTCTTCGCAGGCTTCCTACCCCTGTTCCTGCTGCAACGTCTCTATAACTACGCCCGTTACCAGACCTTTGCCGATCGGGGCTATGCCCTGATTCCAGGCAAGTTTGCTGAACCTGAGTTTCAGCATGGCCTCTTCCATCCTTTCAACCTTCCCAAACACCTGCGGGTTCTCTTTTTGAACCTGCCTAAAGGAGTGGACCACTGGCCGTATCTGGTACCCTCCCACGAAGGACTATCTATCCTGATTACGTCTCCGTTCCTGGTAGTGGCATTTTGGTGGCTGATCAAAAGCCGCCGCTGGCCAGAGGTAGGGGCGATTCTGACGATTATGGTCATTGAAATGTGCCATGGAACGGTTGGGTACAGTCAGTTTGGCTATCGATTTGCCCTGGATGTCTATCCCCTGCTATTTCTGGCCCTACCTCCTATCCTGGAGTTACGATCGCTGCGCTCCTGGCTCCTGGGCCTCATAGGTCTGTCTGGCTTAGTAAATTTGTGGGGCTTGCTGGCCTTTCGGTACCGTTGGTTCATTTGGTGATGCTGTCATGAATTGTCCTGCCTGTGGCTATCCCCATCTCCGCCCCCAGGGGCAGGATCCGGTCGGAAACCAGATCTTCTCCTGTCCCGCCTGTGGGGAAACCTGCATGGCTGTAGCCGAGGATCTGGAAGAAGAGGCTCCGGCAAATTCCCAACTGGAACGGCGAATGCGCTTCCAACCTGCTTTCCCCCAGATCCGATGGCCAGCCTTTTCCCGCTTTTCCGGAGGAGCATTCCTGCGAGCATTGTTCCTGATTTTGGGTTGTATGGCTCTGACTACAGCCCTCTCCTACTACGCTGCTGGAGGATTTCGCACCTACTATTCCCCAGTCTTTCATCTGCAGGCCCAGGCGATGTTGCGAGGACAAACGGCCCTAGAGGTGCCTCCTGAATGGACGATCGACCTGATTTCCTTCCACGGACAGCATTTTCTGGCGATTCCACCCCTGAATGCGTTCCTGGTCCTGCCGTTCGTTGCCCTGTTGGGGGTCGATTTCCCCGAAACCCTCTTTGCTCTGATCCTTTATGCCCTCAACCTGATCGTGCTGTATTGGACTGTGGCAACGGTGGCGAACGATCGGGATACCCTGCAGCGCAGTCTCCTGTTCTGCTTTCTAGCCCTGGGGACGACCCTGTTCACCTGTGCTGTGATTTCCAGCCCATCTTTTAACGCAGTGCTAGGCAGTTGCCTGTTCCTCTCCGCTGCCTGGTTGACCCTCTACCAGGCTCAGACCTTACCGCATCATTTGCTGGCCATTCTCCTGCTGGCGATCGCTGCCACAGGACGCTGGCATCTGGCCCTGCTGCTACCGGTTTTCATCCTGTGGGCCTGGATGCAGCCGGTTCCTCGTCGCTGGGCAGTTCTGGCCATCCTGGCTGTCCCCATGGGACTGTTTCTGGCCTTCGTCGGCTGGTGGAATTGGGCTAGATTCGGCAATCCGTTCCAGCTCCGGTATGAAGAGCATGCCTACGGCGCTTTCTTTGCCGAAGAGATTCGGAAATATGGCTTTCGCAACCTACGGTATATCCTGCCCCACCTGTATCATGGCGTCCTGGCCATCCCCCGCCTGGTGCCTGATTTCCCCTTTTTCGTCTACGACGATCGAGGCAATGGGGTGCTGGCCCTCAGTCCCCTGTTTGCCTATACCTTGGTCAAACGCCCCTGGGATAGCTGGGATCGGCTGGCGTGGCTCTGTATGGCGATCGTGGCCATCCCCGTCTTCACCCACTTTTCTACCGGCTGGGTCCAGTTTGACTACCGCTACTTCCTGGATTTCTTCCCGTTTGCTGTTTTCTTACTGTTGCGATCGTCCGTCAATCCCATCCGCTGGCTACCTCTGGCATTGATTGCCCTATCTTTCTGGTTCCATGGTTTTGGGGTTCTGAAGCTCATTAAGGGCTGGGGGATGTAGACGCAGAGCGGCTTTCCCTGGGGTGAGCAACCTTGCAAAACTGGGATGTCCCCCAGAACAACAAGAATTCATCAAAACCACCATCACAGGATATTGGCAAAGGATTCAAAGCATGACGTTTGAGGTAATCTGTCACCATCCAAATTCACTGCTACTGCCCCTAGGTGGGGCTAATCTCGGCGACGATCTTGCCGCGTCCATGGCGATGGGAAAGCCGCTCCAGGGCTGCCGGGATCTCCTCTAGGCGAATCACCTGCTGCACCATCGGATCAATTTTGCGGGTACTGACCAGAGTCCCCAGTTCCCGCCCCATCTGGGCCAGGTCCGCCTGCGATCGCTGATCTCCCAACAGATAGGCACAGCCCAGAGCTACATCGTGGACAGACAGGGCTTTGCTGAAGGGTCGCCAGCTTGACAGGTCAGGCAATCCAGCCACGCAGGCAATGCCCCCGCCAAAGGCCAGCATCTCCATACCCTCAGTGGCTGTGTAGGGACTGACCGTATCCACGATCGCATCCACACCCCGGCCTTTTGTTAGCTCCCGCACCCGGGTCGGCACATCTTCAGTCTGGTAGTCAATTACCTCGGTTGCCCCCAGATGCCGCACCCAGTCCACATGTCCGGCGGAACAGGTGGTGATCACCTGCATCCCAGCCAGGACTCCCAACTGAATGGCAAAGCCCCCCACACCACCTGCTCCCCCCTGCACCAGCAGAGTCTGGCCGGGACGCACCGCCAATTTTCGATGCAGGGCCTGGTAAGCAGTCAACCCAGCACAGGGCAGGGCGGCTGCCTCAACAAAGGACGTTTGCTCCGGCAAAGGGGCCAGAACATGGGCAGATGCGATCGTACACTCGGCAAATCCTCCTGGTCGGCAGAAGTTCCCGTGGTAGTACACTGCATCCCCCACGTGCCAGTTCGTCACCTGGGGACCGAGGGCCTCGATCGTTCCGGCCACATCCAGGCCCAAAACGAAGGGGTAGTGCCAGGTGTGGTATCCAGACGCCGCCAGTTTGTAATCCACTGGATTCAGACCGGCAGCATGGACTTTGACACGGACCTCTCCTATCCCTGGT
The genomic region above belongs to Leptolyngbya sp. 'hensonii' and contains:
- a CDS encoding zinc ribbon domain-containing protein, yielding MQCPVCGHPEIEAKGVDWSGNPRYCCRSCGEIFLVQVEMTDADLPPEPEPKPRKPFPSPWRSIPILPIIPYLQQLGQRSLPGLTEAGIALLLGSLLFGIIHWLAPPETFYDYYLRLAHSFLDGQLCLSENPSWLNELVPIPGKGYCVVYPIAPALFLLPLVKVFPTITQSEAAHLLFGLAALAIYLFFRKQQSSRFRSISLALIWSFATIFFPMSAVGSVWYIAQTMGATFVWLFLLCFQPRPGGFLFLSGLCLGIAAAARLPLNLLVLYGLVLLYRELAPRWSLLLRSTSIFFAGFLPLFLLQRLYNYARYQTFADRGYALIPGKFAEPEFQHGLFHPFNLPKHLRVLFLNLPKGVDHWPYLVPSHEGLSILITSPFLVVAFWWLIKSRRWPEVGAILTIMVIEMCHGTVGYSQFGYRFALDVYPLLFLALPPILELRSLRSWLLGLIGLSGLVNLWGLLAFRYRWFIW
- a CDS encoding zinc-binding dehydrogenase; this translates as MKALVLDRPGGPETLHLADLPLPEPGIGEVRVKVHAAGLNPVDYKLAASGYHTWHYPFVLGLDVAGTIEALGPQVTNWHVGDAVYYHGNFCRPGGFAECTIASAHVLAPLPEQTSFVEAAALPCAGLTAYQALHRKLAVRPGQTLLVQGGAGGVGGFAIQLGVLAGMQVITTCSAGHVDWVRHLGATEVIDYQTEDVPTRVRELTKGRGVDAIVDTVSPYTATEGMEMLAFGGGIACVAGLPDLSSWRPFSKALSVHDVALGCAYLLGDQRSQADLAQMGRELGTLVSTRKIDPMVQQVIRLEEIPAALERLSHRHGRGKIVAEISPT
- a CDS encoding SpoIIE family protein phosphatase, which gives rise to MFKVLIIDDDSATRALLKRTLQNQGYEVFTANHGEEGIALATQLRPALIVCDLVMPGIDGLEVCQLIKSDPELSTSFFLLLTFRGAKEGLIQGLDKGADDILAKPIEMSELKARVRAGLRLYQLTQDLQAKNRMLQGLTQDLQLQKQVLEAEFTEASEYVRSLLPSSLTGSVTIDPRFIPSRQLGGDCFDYDWLDPDYLAIYLLDVSGHGLGAALPSVSVLNMLRSQSLPDANLYQPNHVLMALNEAFQMTDQNERYFTIWYGVYNRLQQQLVYSSAGHAPGILINRSVDGTVTAKQLRTPGMPIGMFPDSKFSNAYCRIEPGSKLYIFSDGIFDLLQPDGNLWGLHDLINLLVSCAERGNTNLDSILEQIQNLAPKKAFDDDACLLEITFSADPALED